The following proteins are co-located in the Oceanidesulfovibrio indonesiensis genome:
- a CDS encoding tyrosine-type recombinase/integrase: MAAKIVKTKYPGVRYREHATRRHGVRYDRYFFIRYKLHGKDVEEALGWASEGMTAQKASGVLAELKENHRTGKGPQTLREVRQQEEEARAHAEAAKKRQEKENITFREYFEQTYFPQAKEDKSKRSYKREEQLCNLWLAPVIGEIPLKDVTPAQLNAVKRNMSKAGRAARSIQYALAVVRQVYNNAKHHGAFEGENPVSKVKMPSVENKRIRFLSRTEAGQLLEALKDSSEDVYEMALLSLHCGLRAGEVFNLAWGCVNFEESTLTLIDTKSRDRVVYMTEQVKHMLLGKERGAPGALVFPARGGGKIQAISKTFDRVVKSIGLNEGIEDPRQKVTFHTLRHTFASWHVQQGHDLYVVQKLLGHSNLTMTQRYAHLTPDTLRSATQNFSEAVARVPKGDGHDE, encoded by the coding sequence ATGGCGGCCAAGATCGTCAAGACCAAGTATCCAGGCGTCCGATACCGGGAGCATGCCACGCGCCGTCATGGCGTGCGGTATGACCGCTACTTCTTCATCCGCTACAAACTGCACGGCAAGGATGTGGAAGAAGCCCTCGGCTGGGCCAGCGAAGGCATGACAGCGCAGAAGGCGAGCGGTGTGCTTGCCGAACTCAAGGAGAACCATCGCACCGGCAAGGGGCCGCAAACCCTGCGGGAGGTGCGCCAGCAAGAGGAAGAGGCCAGGGCGCACGCCGAAGCTGCCAAAAAGCGCCAAGAGAAAGAGAACATCACCTTCCGGGAGTACTTCGAGCAGACCTACTTCCCACAAGCCAAGGAAGACAAAAGCAAGCGTTCTTACAAGCGTGAAGAGCAGTTGTGTAACCTCTGGCTCGCTCCCGTCATCGGTGAAATTCCCCTCAAGGACGTTACGCCTGCCCAACTCAACGCCGTGAAGCGGAACATGTCCAAGGCTGGCAGGGCAGCGCGGAGCATCCAATATGCCCTCGCCGTCGTCCGGCAAGTCTATAACAACGCCAAACACCACGGAGCCTTTGAAGGGGAAAACCCTGTTTCCAAGGTCAAAATGCCGAGCGTGGAAAACAAACGCATCCGCTTTCTGAGCCGGACCGAAGCGGGTCAGCTCCTGGAAGCCCTCAAAGACTCAAGCGAGGATGTCTATGAAATGGCGCTTCTGAGCCTCCATTGCGGCCTACGCGCCGGCGAGGTGTTCAACCTGGCATGGGGGTGCGTCAACTTCGAGGAAAGCACGTTGACCCTGATCGACACGAAAAGCCGTGACCGCGTGGTCTACATGACCGAGCAGGTCAAGCACATGTTGCTGGGCAAAGAAAGGGGCGCTCCCGGCGCACTCGTCTTCCCGGCACGAGGTGGCGGCAAGATCCAGGCCATATCAAAGACCTTTGACCGCGTGGTCAAGTCCATTGGCCTAAACGAAGGTATCGAGGACCCCCGCCAAAAGGTTACGTTCCATACTCTGCGCCACACCTTCGCAAGCTGGCACGTCCAGCAGGGCCACGACCTCTATGTCGTCCAAAAGCTGCTCGGCCATTCGAACCTGACCATGACGCAACGCTACGCACACTTGACACCGGATACATTGCGGAGCGCGACCCAGAACTTCAGCGAGGCGGTGGCTCGCGTGCCCAAGGGAGATGGACACGATGAATAA
- a CDS encoding helix-turn-helix transcriptional regulator yields the protein MYVVHPSLSSLLNSLPPIVARSDIEKHLGGIISRGYLENLDSEGKGPRRIRVGKRVGYLREDLVEWLEKRSRIES from the coding sequence ATGTACGTCGTCCATCCAAGTCTCTCCAGTCTTCTCAATTCTCTACCGCCCATAGTCGCCCGGAGCGACATAGAAAAGCACCTCGGCGGGATTATCAGCCGGGGCTACCTCGAAAACCTCGATTCCGAGGGCAAAGGCCCGCGACGCATCCGCGTGGGCAAGCGAGTGGGGTATCTCCGCGAAGACCTCGTGGAATGGCTTGAGAAGCGCTCCCGCATCGAAAGTTGA